In the genome of Roseovarius sp. Pro17, the window CAGCAGTGGATCGTGCCTATCGTCAGGGCTATGCCGATCATCGCCGCATCGTGCGGGAACGCCGGGCCCAGCGTCGCGCGCCCCAATACCAATATGGAGACCAACATCGCTATAGCGCACGGCCCTATGGCTACAGCAACTGATGCCAGCTAAATAGGTACGTTCGAGAAGGGCCCGGCTTGGGCCCTTTTTCTTTGGGCGCTGGCTTTTAAACGCGGGGCGTGCTTTCTGCGGCGCATGGCAGGTCCGGACTATTCATTTGAGGACGCGGCGCGCGCCGCTGGTGCGGGCATCATCGCGGGCGTCGACGAGGTCGGGCGCGGCCCGTTGGCCGGGCCTGTGACGGCAGCCGCTGTCGTTCTGGATCCCGCGCGCATCCCCGAAGGCCTGAACGACTCCAAGAAGTTGAGCGCCGCGCGTCGCCGCGCGCGCTATGACGCTATCGCTGCTTGCGCCGAGGTCAGCATCGCACATGCCAGCGTCGCGGAGATAGATGAGCTGAACATCCTGCGCGCCTCGCATCTGGCGATGCAGCGCGCTGTCGACGGCCTGCCGCGCCGCCCGGACATGGCATTGATCGACGGCAACATGATCCCGCGCGGCCTGACCATTCCGGCGCGCGCCATCATCAAGGGCGATGCGCTGTCGGTTTCCATTTCGGCGGCCTCAATCATGGCCAAAATATGTCGAGATTGTGTCATGTGGGATTTGGCGCAACACTATCCCGGCTACGGCTGGGAAACGAACGCCGGTTATCCGTCCAAAAGCCACAAAGAGGCGCTGCGAAATCTGGGCGTGACCCCTCACCATAGACGTTCGTTCAAACCTGTCCACAATATCTTGTATCAAGATAAATAACTAACCTGCTGATTCAAAAAAGAAATTGACGGCGAATCGCCTTTAGCCGATCTTTATCCACAAGCAGACAGAGCGCAAAAACGCGCCGGGACAGAGGCATAATATGACAAAGATGACCACCATTGAGGGGGCTCAGACTCTCCCTTTGAATCAGATTCTGAGCGGCGATTGCATCGACGCAATGAATGCGCTGCCGGAAAATTCGATCGATCTGATCTTTGCCGATCCGCCTTATAATCTACAGCTCAAGGGCGATTTGCACCGGCCGGATAACAGTCAAGTCGACGCCGTCGATGATGCCTGGGACCAGTTCGACAGCTTTGCCGTCTATGACAAGTTCACGCGTGAATGGCTGAAAGCGGCGCGTCGCCTGCTAAAGCCGAACGGTGCGATCTGGGTCATCGGATCCTACCACAACATTTTTCGCGTCGGGGCCGCATTGCAGGATGCTGGTTACTGGATCCTGAATGACGTGGTCTGGCGCAAGTCGAACCCGATGCCGAATTTTCGCGGCAAGCGCCTGACCAACGCGCATGAAACGATGATCTGGGCCTCCAAGCAGGAGGGCGGCAAATACACCTTTAACTATGAGGCGCTGAAGGCGCTGAATGACGGTGTGCAGATGCGCAGCGACTGGGTGCTACCGATCTGCACCGGCCACGAGCGGCTGAAGGACGAGGCCGGCGACAAGGCACATCCGACCCAAAAGCCCCAAAGCCTGCTGCACCGCGTCATCGTGGGCAGCACCAACCCCGGCGATGTTGTGCTGGACCCGTTTTTTGGCACCGGCACGACCGGTGCCGTGGCCAAGATGCTGGGCCGCGACTACATCGGGATCGAGCGCGAAGAGGCCTATCGCAAGGTTGCTGAAAAGCGCCTGAAAGGTATCCGCAAATTCGACCGCGAGGCCCTGCAGGTCAGCACATCCAAACGCGCCGAGCCGCGCGTGCCCTTCGGTCAATTGGTCGAGCGCGGCATGCTGCGCCCGGGCGAGGAACTGTATTCCCTGAACCAGCGCCACAAGGCAAAGGTGCGCGCCGACGGCACGCTGATCGGCGATGATATCAAAGGCTCGATACATCAGGTCGGCGCCCATCTGGAAGGCGCGCCAAGTTGCAATGGCTGGACTTACTGGCATTTCAAGAAGGACGGCAAGCGTGTGCCGATCGACCTTTTGCGCCAGCAAATCCGCGCCGAGATGGCCGACCGCCCGAACTAAGGTTTTCACCAGATAAACAAGAACACCGCCGGTGCCTGTGGTCTGACGCTAGGCACCATTTAACTGCGCCCTGCCGATATTTCGGTGGGGCGTCTTTTTTTGCGGGGCCATAATTTGTATTGGGCTTAACATGTATCTGAGGCGCCGCTCCATTGAGTATTTTCAGAACGTAGAAAGTGTTCCCGGCAGGCTTTCAACGTTCTGAAAATACTCAAATTCCACAGCGGCACTTACAGCGCCCAAGCGGCCTTTAACCCGTCCAGAACAGCCTCTTCTGCCGTCCTTGGCGCCATGCAGTCACCGATGCCGATGACTTGCCCCGCATAACCGTCCAGCGCGGTCAGCAACGCGTCCGACACGTCCGTTCCCTGCGCCAGGACCAGTGTCTCGGTGTCCTCGACCAGCATTGCCTCGCCGTTGGCGGCGTGGATGAAATAGGCGGTGTCTTCGTCCGCGCCATAGAGTTGGGCGTAAGGGATGATCTCGACCCCCAGTTTCTGGACGCGGCCCACCATCGCATCGCGCACGTAGCTTTGCAGCATTTCGCCCGCATGGGTGCCGTTTACACACAAGCGTACGCGGCGGCCCGCGCTGGCCAGCAGCTCGGCGACGCCGAGGCCCACCCAATCGGCGCGCCAATCGGCAATGGTGACCGACCCACCGACATTGGCGTGACTGCGCAGCACATCCCAAGCCGTGACGATATGCGCATCCTCGCCGAACTCCATCCCCTGCGGCATCCGCGCTGTACCGCCGGTGGCGACGATGACGGCATCCGGGGCGGCCTTTGCCACCGCTTCGGCGGTCATTTCGCTGTTGAGATGCACGGTGACGCCCGCGCGCGCCATCTCGCGGCTGAGATTGTTGACAATCCCGCCGAATTCACTGCGCCCCGGTAACAGCTGCGCCAGCAGCGCCTGACCGCCCAGCTGTGCGGCGGCCTCATGAAGAGTCACATGATGCCCGATCGCGGCAGCAGTCGCGGCGGCCTTCATCCCCGCCGGGCCGCCGCCGACGACCAAGACCGACTTGGACGCATCTGCCTTGCGCAACGTCCCATAGCGCAGCTCGCGCCCCGATTCGGGGAACTGGATGCACGAGATCGGCACGCCCTTGTGAAAATGCCCGATGCAGGCCTGATTGCAGCCGATGCAGGCGCGGATATCGTCGGGCCGGTCCTCACGCGCCTTGCCGGGCATTGCGGGATCGCAGATCAGTGCACGGGTCATGCCGCACATGTCGGCCTGCCCCGAGGCGACGATGCCTTCGGCCTCTTGCGGTTGGTTGATGCGGCCCGCGACCATCACGGGGATGTCCACGGCCTGCTTTACCGCGTGGGCGAAGGGGGCGAGGTATGCGGCCTGTTCAAACATCGGCGGCACAATATGGATCGCGCCGCTCATGGTGGCCGAAGTGCCAGCGATGACGCTGACATAATCGAGGCTGGGCGCAAGCGCGCGGATCACCTCAAGGCTTTCCGCGTCTTCCATCCCGTCATGCGTATGCTCATCGCCCGAAATGCGCAGGCCGATCACAAAGCCGCTGCCAGTTGCATCGCGCACGGCGTCAATCGCCTCGCGGACAAAACGCATCCGGTTTTCCGCGCTGCCGCCATAGTCATCCTCGCGCAGATTCACATGCGGGCTGAGGAATTGCGCGGGGAGGTAGCCGTGGCTGGCGACGATCTCGACTCCGTCCAGACCCGCACGCTGCATCCGCCGTGCGGCGGCGGCGTAGCCCTCCACCACCTCGCGGATCATCCGCTGGGTCATGGCGCGCGGAATGACGTGGAATCTGTCCGAGGGCGTGGCCGACGCCGAATAGGCCACCGGCGCGGTGCCGTCCGCGACCTCCATGATCTCGCGCCCCGGATGAAAGAGCTGGGCAAAGATGCGGGTGCCGTGGGCATGGACGGTCTGCGCAAGTTTCTCGAACCCCGGCAGACAATCATCGTCCGTGCCCATCAGAACGTGCGAGGTATAGCGCGCGGTTTCGTGCACCCCGACGACCTGAGACACGATCAGGCCCGCGCCGCCCCGCGCCCGTGCCTCGTGATAGGCAATCATCGCGTCCGTCACCTGCCCGGCGTGCGCCATCGACGTGTCATGGCCAGTCGACAGGATACGATTCTGCACCTCGACCGCGCCGATTGTGAAGGGGCTGAACAGATGCGGAAATAGCTGCGACGAATCTGGCATGAGGTAACCTTGGGCTGGTGTTTGCCCCACGCTAGTCCTCCGCCCCCGCGCCTTCAAGCCGGGGGTGGATTGCTGGCCTTGTTGTAGGGCTGCCAGTCGGTGATCTGCGGGTAATGTGTCTTGCGCCATGCCCGCACACGTCGGTTCATCACGCGCCGCCAAAGGGGCGGCACCATCGCGGCCGTTGTCATGATTGGATAGCCATAAGGCAGCTGCGGCGCGTCATCCTCGGAATAGTTTTGCAGCAATGGAAAGCGGCGGTCGGGCTTGTAATGATGGTCTGAATGGCGCTGGAGGTTGATCAGCAGCCAGTTCGTCGCCTTATGCGTCGCGTTCCAGCTGTGGCGCGGTTTGACATGCTCATACTTGCCGCCCCCCAGATGCTCGCGGGTCAGGCCGTAATGCTCGACGTAGTTGACCAGCTCCAGCTGCCAGATCGCGACCAGCGCCTGCCAGAGAAATAGGGCGAGGCCGACCCATCCGCCGAGGATCAGGGCAAAGGCCAGCATCGCGGCCTGTAGCGCCCAGTAGCGAAAGAACGGATTGCTAAGATGCGTCCATTTGCGACCCTTGCGCGCCAGCATCGCTGCTTCGGCGCGAAAAGCGGATTTCGCGGACTGTGGCAGCACGCGAAAAAAGAAGCGGTGAAACCCCTCGTTGTACCGCGCTGTCACTGTGTCGCGCGGGGTGGCGACGTGGCGATGATGCACTTGCAGATGTTCGGACCGGAAATGCGAATAAAGGACCATGGCCAGCAACAGATCGCCCATCCAACGCTCGACCTTGGGCTTTTGGTGCATCAACTCATGCGCGTAGGTGATGCCGATCGTGCCGGTGATGACGCCGACGCCAAAGAACAGCACGATTGTCTCCAGCGTGCCCAGATGCGCGGCTTGGGGCACATACCAGATCATCCAGAAGAGCAGGACAAACTGCACCGGCGCCCAGACCAGCGTGATGGCGCGATACCACCTGGTGTCGCTCTCCAAGTCCAGATTATCGGCGTTGAGGCCAAGCATCGCATCGAGCAGCGAAAAGAAATACCACGTAAAGATTGGCAGCAAGACCACGGTCCAGCCGCCCAGCATCGCGCCTAGCACCGCAAGCGGGATTAGCAGTAGCGACATCCAGAAGGGGATGGCTTGCCTTATCTGGGCGGCGGTGGACATGGGGCGGCTCCGTTGCATAATGCGCGTAGTCTAGCCGATTTCGCGCAGCGCGCCACGCGAGAGATCGAACACCTTACGCATGACTGTGGGCAGTTGCGCGGGCTGAAACTGAGCGAGCGGGATGAAGTCGCCGCGCGATGGCATGGCCTCCATTCCGACCTGTGCCACTTCGATTCCAAGGCGCAGATGAAAATGGGTAAAGGTGTGGCGCGCCTCCTCTGGTAGCCCTTGCCAATCGGCATTCAAGGGTGGGGCGGGTGCGGGTGCGTCTTCGCTCCAGTCGCTGCCGGGCCAGCCCAGCATACCGCCCAAAAGGCCGCGACCCTCCCGCCGCTCCAGCAGGATCGCGCCGTCGCTGCGTTGCACGACATAGGCGATGCCAAGGCGGATCGGCTTGGCCTTCTTGGGCGTTTTCTTGGGCAGTTCGGGCGCTGTGCCGTTTGCGCGCGCGACGCAAGGCTCGCGCCAAGGGCAGATGCCGCAGGCCGGGCTGCGCGGGGTGCAGATGGTTGCGCCCAAATCCATCACCGCTTGCGCATAATCGCCGGGGCGTTTGCGGGGCGTCAGCGCGGTTGCGGCGGCGATCAGTATTGGTTTGGCGGCTGGTAGAGGGGTGTGGATATCATGCAGGCGCGCCATCACACGCTCAACATTGCCGTCCACCACGGTCTCAGGTGCATCAAACGCGATCGCGGATATCGCGGCGGCGGTGTAGGGACCGATACCGGGCAGCTTCAGCAGCGCCGCGTGGTCGCTGGGAAAATGCCCACCATGTTCTGCCACCACAACCCGCGCGCATTTCAGCAAATTCCGCGCGCGGGCGTAATATCCAAGGCCCGCCCACTCACCCATGACGTCGCCATCTTCGGCGGCGGCCAGATCGGCGATTGTGGGCCAGCGCGCTGTAAACCGCTGGAAATAGGCGGTGACGGCGGCAACGGTCGTCTGTTGCAACATCACCTCGGACAGCCAGATACAGTAGGGATCGGGCAGATCGCCAGCCTTGCGCGCGGCAGGACCGACGCGCCATGGCATGTCGCGCGCGTAACGGTCATACCAGTCCAGCAGGTCAGCCGCCTTGGGTTGGGACAAATCGGCGGCATTTACCGTCTCACGCATTCTTTATGTCCTATTCGGGATATCTGCTGGCATGACACGGCCCATGCCCTAAAATGGCGTTTAGCCACAGGAGGTCAACCAATGCCGCCCCGCCGCGCCACCACCAAGGGTTTCGCACGCTCCAGCACGCTGCTCCAGGACCGGATTCGCAAGACATCCGAGAGCCGCGGCTTTGCCGAATCGCGCCTGCTGACCCAGTGGACCGAGATTGTGGGCGAGGATATCGCCGCCATCGCGCGCCCGGTCAAGGTAGACTACGGACGCGGCGGCATGGGCGCGACGCTGACCCTGCTGACCACCGGCGCGCAGGCTCCGATGCTGGAGATGCAGAAGGAAACGCTG includes:
- a CDS encoding DUF721 domain-containing protein, which gives rise to MPPRRATTKGFARSSTLLQDRIRKTSESRGFAESRLLTQWTEIVGEDIAAIARPVKVDYGRGGMGATLTLLTTGAQAPMLEMQKETLRAKVNGVYGYNAISRITITQTAPTGFADGQVSFQHRAPKPVPRAPDPATVAEARRIAAPIADAGLRAALEALAQNVLSRAKR
- a CDS encoding alkane 1-monooxygenase, whose amino-acid sequence is MSTAAQIRQAIPFWMSLLLIPLAVLGAMLGGWTVVLLPIFTWYFFSLLDAMLGLNADNLDLESDTRWYRAITLVWAPVQFVLLFWMIWYVPQAAHLGTLETIVLFFGVGVITGTIGITYAHELMHQKPKVERWMGDLLLAMVLYSHFRSEHLQVHHRHVATPRDTVTARYNEGFHRFFFRVLPQSAKSAFRAEAAMLARKGRKWTHLSNPFFRYWALQAAMLAFALILGGWVGLALFLWQALVAIWQLELVNYVEHYGLTREHLGGGKYEHVKPRHSWNATHKATNWLLINLQRHSDHHYKPDRRFPLLQNYSEDDAPQLPYGYPIMTTAAMVPPLWRRVMNRRVRAWRKTHYPQITDWQPYNKASNPPPA
- a CDS encoding ribonuclease HII, which encodes MAGPDYSFEDAARAAGAGIIAGVDEVGRGPLAGPVTAAAVVLDPARIPEGLNDSKKLSAARRRARYDAIAACAEVSIAHASVAEIDELNILRASHLAMQRAVDGLPRRPDMALIDGNMIPRGLTIPARAIIKGDALSVSISAASIMAKICRDCVMWDLAQHYPGYGWETNAGYPSKSHKEALRNLGVTPHHRRSFKPVHNILYQDK
- the mutY gene encoding A/G-specific adenine glycosylase, with product MRETVNAADLSQPKAADLLDWYDRYARDMPWRVGPAARKAGDLPDPYCIWLSEVMLQQTTVAAVTAYFQRFTARWPTIADLAAAEDGDVMGEWAGLGYYARARNLLKCARVVVAEHGGHFPSDHAALLKLPGIGPYTAAAISAIAFDAPETVVDGNVERVMARLHDIHTPLPAAKPILIAAATALTPRKRPGDYAQAVMDLGATICTPRSPACGICPWREPCVARANGTAPELPKKTPKKAKPIRLGIAYVVQRSDGAILLERREGRGLLGGMLGWPGSDWSEDAPAPAPPLNADWQGLPEEARHTFTHFHLRLGIEVAQVGMEAMPSRGDFIPLAQFQPAQLPTVMRKVFDLSRGALREIG
- a CDS encoding site-specific DNA-methyltransferase, with the protein product MTKMTTIEGAQTLPLNQILSGDCIDAMNALPENSIDLIFADPPYNLQLKGDLHRPDNSQVDAVDDAWDQFDSFAVYDKFTREWLKAARRLLKPNGAIWVIGSYHNIFRVGAALQDAGYWILNDVVWRKSNPMPNFRGKRLTNAHETMIWASKQEGGKYTFNYEALKALNDGVQMRSDWVLPICTGHERLKDEAGDKAHPTQKPQSLLHRVIVGSTNPGDVVLDPFFGTGTTGAVAKMLGRDYIGIEREEAYRKVAEKRLKGIRKFDREALQVSTSKRAEPRVPFGQLVERGMLRPGEELYSLNQRHKAKVRADGTLIGDDIKGSIHQVGAHLEGAPSCNGWTYWHFKKDGKRVPIDLLRQQIRAEMADRPN
- a CDS encoding FAD-dependent oxidoreductase, whose translation is MPDSSQLFPHLFSPFTIGAVEVQNRILSTGHDTSMAHAGQVTDAMIAYHEARARGGAGLIVSQVVGVHETARYTSHVLMGTDDDCLPGFEKLAQTVHAHGTRIFAQLFHPGREIMEVADGTAPVAYSASATPSDRFHVIPRAMTQRMIREVVEGYAAAARRMQRAGLDGVEIVASHGYLPAQFLSPHVNLREDDYGGSAENRMRFVREAIDAVRDATGSGFVIGLRISGDEHTHDGMEDAESLEVIRALAPSLDYVSVIAGTSATMSGAIHIVPPMFEQAAYLAPFAHAVKQAVDIPVMVAGRINQPQEAEGIVASGQADMCGMTRALICDPAMPGKAREDRPDDIRACIGCNQACIGHFHKGVPISCIQFPESGRELRYGTLRKADASKSVLVVGGGPAGMKAAATAAAIGHHVTLHEAAAQLGGQALLAQLLPGRSEFGGIVNNLSREMARAGVTVHLNSEMTAEAVAKAAPDAVIVATGGTARMPQGMEFGEDAHIVTAWDVLRSHANVGGSVTIADWRADWVGLGVAELLASAGRRVRLCVNGTHAGEMLQSYVRDAMVGRVQKLGVEIIPYAQLYGADEDTAYFIHAANGEAMLVEDTETLVLAQGTDVSDALLTALDGYAGQVIGIGDCMAPRTAEEAVLDGLKAAWAL